In the Nicotiana tabacum cultivar K326 chromosome 16, ASM71507v2, whole genome shotgun sequence genome, one interval contains:
- the LOC107784720 gene encoding exocyst complex component EXO84A-like isoform X2, with protein sequence MRKSVYANYAAFIRTSREISNLEGQLIALRNLLSTRAAIVHGLAEGINVDSLSSSEGLTQDDSSNFGDRDAANSESWLGQFIEKLEVLLAERRVDEALDVLDEGEHMAKDSRSKQTLTPSALLSLQKAITEQKQKLAAQLAEAAFQSSGSAAELRSAVQALKRLGDGPRAHTLMLSSHQQKLQGNMQGLRPSGTSHAVAYSAALSQLVFSTIAQATSDSFTLFDDEPCYSSELVTWAVNQTEKFARVIKRHVIASPAASGCLRPVAESVHMSLGHCSLLEARGLALSPVLLKIFRPCVEKALVANIKRIEQCTAAIAADDDWSLAYPPISSRSLGTASLAGVIVSQPKLSSSAHRFNTMVQELCEDISPLESLQLSEQALEGVMQVFNAYISMLIKALPGSVENENLEGSVNRIVRMAETESEQIALLANALLLADELIPRAVAKLSSSQQPNKADDTSKRSTDRQSRPAEQRELKRRLQRLVDQLRDSFCRQHALELIFLEDGGVRLSPDMYINMDGNPEEIEWFPSPVYQELFGKLTRIAGIASDMFVGRERFATILLMRLTETIILWLSEDQTFWEEIEQGPTPLGPLGLQQFYLDMEFVILFASQGRYLSRNLQQVIKNIIGRAIEAVAATKIDPYSVLPEDEWFAEVAQIAIDMLTGKTHVGTVENVSSPTASSVLSHGSN encoded by the exons CACATCAAGGGAAATCTCCAATCTTGAAGGACAGCTTATTGCCTTGAGAAATCTCCTATCTACTCGAGCTGCAATTGTCCATGGTTTAGCTGAAGGAATTAATGTTGATTCTCTGTCTAGCTCTGAGGGTTTGACGCAAGATGATAGTTCTAATTTTGGTGACAGAGATGCCGCCAATTCTGAGAGTTGGTTAGGACAATTTATAGAGAAGCTTGAAGTGCTGCTTGCTGAGAGGAGAGTGGATGAAGCTTTGGATGTGCTGGATGAAGGTGAACATATGGCAAAGGATTCTCGTAGTAAACAGACATTGACTCCATCGGCATTATTATCATTGCAGAAAGCTATCACTGAACAGAAGCAAAAATTAGCAGCACAGTTAGCAGAAGCTGCTTTCCAGTCTTCGGGCAGTGCTGCTGAGCTTCGCTCTGCGGTGCAAGCTCTAAAACGTCTAGGTGATGGGCCCCGTGCTCATACCTTAATGTTAAGCTCTCACCAGCAGAAATTGCAAGGTAATATGCAGGGTCTTCGGCCTTCAGGTACTTCACATGCAGTAGCATATAGTGCTGCTCTTTCACAGCTTGTATTCTCGACCATTGCACAGGCCACAAGTGATTCCTTTACCTTATTTGATGATGAACCTTGTTATTCATCTGAGCTAGTAACTTGGGCTGTCAACCAGACCGAGAAATTTGCTCGTGTAATTAAGAGACATGTGATAGCTTCACCAGCAGCATCAGGATGCTTAAGACCTGTTGCTGAGAGTGTTCACATGAGTCTCGGGCACTGCTCTTTGCTAGAAGCTCGTGGGTTGGCCCTTTCACCAGTTCTCTTGAAAATCTTTAGGCCCTGTGTTGAGAAAGCACTGGTTGCCAATATAAAGAGGATTGAGCAGTGCACTGCTGCAATTGCTGCTGATGATGATTGGTCGCTGGCTTATCCACCAATCAGCTCACGTTCCCTAGGAACTGCATCTCTCGCTGGTGTCATTGTCTCTCAGCCAAAGCTCTCAAGCAGTGCTCATAGATTCAACACAATGGTTCAG GAACTATGCGAGGACATTAGTCCTCTTGAAAGCTTACAGTTGTCTGAGCAAGCTTTGGAAGGTGTAATGCAAGTGTTTAATGCATACATAAGTATGTTAATAAAAGCATTACCTGGTTCAGTGGAGAATGAGAATCTTGAAGGATCTGTAAATAGAATTGTAAGGATGGCCGAGACAGAATCTGAACAGATTGCTTTACTAGCCAATGCATTATTGTTAGCAGACGAGCTAATCCCTCGTGCAGTTGCCAAGCTTTCATCTTCACAACAACCTAATAAGGCAGATGATACATCTAAACGGAGTACAGATAGGCAATCCCGTCCTGCAGAGCAGAGAGAACTGAAGCGAAGACTCCAGCGTTTAGTTGATCAGCTACGTGACAGCTTTTGTAGGCAACATGCACTTGAACTCATTTTCTTGGAAGATGGTGGTGTTCGTTTGAGTCCGGACATGTACATAAATATGGATGGAAATCCAGAAGAGATAGAGTGGTTTCCGTCTCCAGTATATCAGGAACTGTTTGGGAAGTTGACTAGAATTGCTGGCATAGCATCGGACATGTTTGTGGGAAGAGAAAGATTTGCTACTATTCTTTTGATGAGGCTCACTGAAACTATTATCCTATGGCTCTCTGAAGATCAAACCTTTTGGGAAGAGATTGAGCAAGGGCCAACGCCTTTAGGTCCTCTTGGGCTTCAAcag TTTTATTTAGATATGGAGTTTGTGATACTCTTTGCTTCACAAGGGCGCTACTTGTCTCGAAATCTTCAACAAGTAATAAAAAACATCATAGGCAGAGCCATTGAAGCAGTTGCTGCAACCAAAATTGACCCTTACAG TGTGCTTCCAGAGGATGAGTGGTTTGCAGAAGTAGCTCAAATTGCTATAGATATGCTAACTGGGAAAACACATGTTGGGACCGTGGAGAATGTTAGCAGTCCTACAGCATCATCCGTTCTTTCTCATGGAAGTAACTAG